In Glycine max cultivar Williams 82 chromosome 15, Glycine_max_v4.0, whole genome shotgun sequence, the DNA window GCAATTTTCTATTGTCTCATGAGATATGATGTTTGTGGAGAAAAAACCTTTTGGTCAAAACTTATGTATTCTAaacagaaataacaaaaaaagttcTCATCTGCTCAGCATGtgtttttctctcaaaaaattcCGCAAGAAAAAGATGATCTTTAAGTGTCTCTGAAAGGAGGTTGCACACGGTCTTTTATATAGGCAAAATCCTCCTCTACTGCTATATCCTGCAGTATATACCTTCTATTGCAATTTATGCCttcaaaaactaaataaaaaatgtccggggataaaaatcattttacaaaGTGCAGTCAATGCATCATAAATCGTCATTGCCAATAACCGGTACTTTCTCATAAGCAGTACTTTCTCTGAACCTCTTTGGAAGAATGCACCGACTGCCAAATCTCTGCTGAAAGTATACAAGGAGAGCAAACAAAATACCACCACTAGGGATTATGATGTCCCAGGCTGTGGAATAAAAATCCATTCTATgatttgcatatatatatgataaatcaaGGTACCATGCAGAACTGTGCGCTCTATAAAGATCATATGCATGGGGCAGTATACGAACAATGGTTGTCCCAACATAAAAGGAAGATGCTAGAGCTTTCGTTTCTGagttaaatattatgttaagCAGAATCTGAGGGAGCAGAAAACCATCCAGGAGCAAACCAGCATAAGATTTAAAGTCTTCCCAGAGGGAAGGAGGTCGGTAAAAATGTTCACGAGGAAGACTAAACTTGTGGCGTGAAAGCCGAAATGGTCTAAATCTTTTTTGATGAGAAGTCTTCGATATGTGCACCAACCAAGCAGTCAATCCACCACCAATGTACAATGGTAGAGTGATATAAAGAGCTTTTTTTTCAGAATCCCACAGACCGGGATGGCTTCCCTCACCCTGTCTTGAGGACCAGGTCAATTGTACAAGGCGCAACTCTAGAAGAAAGGCTACCATTGTCACCATCCTCACAACTACCTCATTCACTTCAAGCCAACCTCCACTCCCAAGAAAAGTATTCTGCACACTGTGGTTTGCCATGAATAAAGCTTCGAAGTTCAATATCAAGGGAATCATGTGACCTAGAGTAATAACTGCAAGCATCACAACAGAAATGTAAGGAAGGACATCCGGGTGCTTTTTCACATGGAGAAGTTGCAATCCTACAAACACACAGGCCAGTGTGTTTGACACCAATACCATAATTAACTCAAAATCCATTCTCCAAATGGAAGCATCAGCTTGGTTTCTGTAAATGGAATATGAAGACAACTGAAGCGGATCAAAATAATAAGGGTCTGACTTTTGTCGTGTGCTTTCTATAGTTCCTGTAAGAGATTCACCTCCTTTTGCATTCAATGGAGGAAACTGGACATTAACCATGATTTCACAGTCCAGAGTCTCATTCTTTATCAGTATTTTGTCTGTTGATCTCAAATGCTGACATCCTATCATACACAAAACACCAGTATTCCTATTGTAAATTCCTTCAGCCCCAATTTTGACTTTGGTTGATGAGACTCCTCTGCCAAACTTGAAATCAGGAGGGGGATTAAGGCTTATCGTATAGCTGACATTCAACAAATTGCTGTACTTATCTGATTGAGTAGCATGTGCTTTTGGCTTTCCCGTTGTCAACACAAATGGAGCCCCATACGACTGTCCACTATAAATTTGATCACAGACAGATAGTGGTGATGAGTAACCTTGAGCCACTTGCCCTCTGCTGTTTGTCACTAACATGCTAAATGCCATATCAGAAGAATATCCATCCGGATATGTATTTCCCTTCCCTTTAGCATTCATCTTTTCCGCACAAGATTTTCTCACCCTCTCAGTATCAGCATACTTGTATAGGAAACCTTGGAGGCTTTTTGATACCCTTGACGAACCCTGAAATCCAACTTTACTGAAGTACCCGGATTCACCAACCACTTTGTCACTCCAAATCTGCCCCAAAACCG includes these proteins:
- the LOC100812795 gene encoding uncharacterized protein, whose protein sequence is MGTPSSNPLFIFFLFFFLFYSSVSLNPSDLAFESTYARLCNHHVPAPASRSDEGTVPGIADELRFQSGYFAGGDHFFNRSVTTKNHASFRVTSVRRSASDGVFELRGRMLLQQRRGATPAPGRSLRQVYPGRRVSHWGVLQWMRVSLSGFWSQSSGNLCMFGIGSSHVKMRNANVVLKLRYPRDLSLLDCLISGTLESFDDKNNLQYFEPISILALSQSSNYKFTMAGNEKDNGCGGGSDGEGLSLGNFSQGACTTFLGHTDRFELEYGSHCGNGSCNPVGGNGELPNFMLFHATRCVERQKVQILVGFPDSGYQDAVFPFHPNTTLVSEGMWDEKENRLCAVACRILNFTESLVNPYVGDCKTRLSLRFPAVLSLRNRSTVLGQIWSDKVVGESGYFSKVGFQGSSRVSKSLQGFLYKYADTERVRKSCAEKMNAKGKGNTYPDGYSSDMAFSMLVTNSRGQVAQGYSSPLSVCDQIYSGQSYGAPFVLTTGKPKAHATQSDKYSNLLNVSYTISLNPPPDFKFGRGVSSTKVKIGAEGIYNRNTGVLCMIGCQHLRSTDKILIKNETLDCEIMVNVQFPPLNAKGGESLTGTIESTRQKSDPYYFDPLQLSSYSIYRNQADASIWRMDFELIMVLVSNTLACVFVGLQLLHVKKHPDVLPYISVVMLAVITLGHMIPLILNFEALFMANHSVQNTFLGSGGWLEVNEVVVRMVTMVAFLLELRLVQLTWSSRQGEGSHPGLWDSEKKALYITLPLYIGGGLTAWLVHISKTSHQKRFRPFRLSRHKFSLPREHFYRPPSLWEDFKSYAGLLLDGFLLPQILLNIIFNSETKALASSFYVGTTIVRILPHAYDLYRAHSSAWYLDLSYIYANHRMDFYSTAWDIIIPSGGILFALLVYFQQRFGSRCILPKRFRESTAYEKVPVIGNDDL